In the Zingiber officinale cultivar Zhangliang chromosome 5A, Zo_v1.1, whole genome shotgun sequence genome, gatcaagtggtggccggattctagcttggagaagaaggagagaaagcttgtatcccttggagcattggtggtggtttctcttcttccttggaggtgcacttgatttggccgaaccttgcaaggaggagaagaaggtgctttggtggtttctcatctcagaagaccattgtccacacaacgtccgaggttagaagaggaatacggttgaagacctagaggtttttgcttgcaaaagaaaaggtatactagtatttaattttcgcatcatactagttttatcttcatgtaaaaaaaataccaaatacaagaggcatgcgattctagtatttcgaatttgttttcgatattgtgttctttgtttttcttttccttgtgattcgattgttcttttcggttgacctaaagttatttaaggaaattaaatattagctttccttaaaaggctttgtctaggcggtggtggttgttcccatatccaagaaggtcatgtgcctcgctatgcagtcctggaagccaattttgaaaattaatatttaatggaattaataacctaggtgatttggatcgaacgtgttaagttccgcaggagatccaagtctaaacctaaaagaacaaatagattaaactttggatcaaacgtgttaagttccgcaggtgattcaagtttaatttaaaagaacacatggtagctaggaaaaggttcagatctttgtacaaaatttttgcacagtggaaccattaggttttccgagtagcaaccaataattcttattctcttgcttgtgctctctcttgtggccgaccctctcccctttcctttccccttgctctcttttgttccttggtggcaGTTGTGgtcgaaacttagagaaggaggaggaacttttgggtggtgttcgtcttggaggttcgtcgcccacacgatgtccaagaggaggcgaggaatacggcataAGATCAAGagatcgttgcatacaaagaaatgtataactagtaattatttccgTATCatgttagtttttctttgtatgaattccaaacacaagaggcatatgattctagagtttcgaatttgtgattcgagtttatgttttttgtttttcgaatttgtgattcgattgttctttttggttaaacctagagttatataaggaaattaaatattagatttctttaaaaggctttgtctaggcggtggtggatgatctcatacccaagaaggactagtgcctcgtcatgcagtactggaagccaattttgaaaattaatatttaattgaatttataacttaggtggatttggatcaataatgttaagcatcgtttgcgatccaagtctaaaccattaagaatagataagttaaatttggaatcaataatgttaagttttgtttgcgattcctaatttaatttctaaagaacacaataggttgttaagaaaggttcgacacttgtataaaatttttgtacagtggaaccggtacgatcttcctaggaccaaccaacgcATCTCCCATCTCATTGAAAGTTGTTGGAAATTCAAGTCCCATAAGTCTATCAAtaagtttcggtcaaaactcattgatgaactTAGAGAGTTCCGATCATACTTATTCCTGCTCATGTAGATTTCTGTAGTGTTTAGGAGTCTAAATATGTCCTCCATTATCATTGTAAAGGATTTCCAACACTGTTCAAAAGGTTTAGAAAGTTTCAGACTCTGTGCCAATTTACATGAGCCTATAACTTTATATAGGAGATTCAGGACTAGGATTTCTCACCTAAACTctagaaaaaatatattaaaaacatagaaaaataattttaatattttattaaccttctcttaaaataaataaatttagaggataatataatttaaatgaaaagagaagagagaaaagatacTCTAGATAAAAGAGAATAAAGGGAAGAGAATAAATGTTACATGTAaatgagaaagaaaaatgaagagagatatTATTGTATTCAAAGGAGaggggaaagagaagagagatagtggtaaaaggtgaatacgttcgcccTTAGTGTCCTCGTCAACCTGTTCCAAGGCCAACACAggggaggtaaatcatgagtgactactaatctttggaatagtgactagcacataagggagacatttacctcagctttatcgagattcgaatcccAGACCTCATAGTGACAACACCTTATGTGCTAGCCATTAGATCGTCCCGAGGAGACAATAGTTTCATTTAAAGGAGAGAtatgaaagagaagagaaaaaatcAATAATTTCTCTAGAAGTAAAATTGAAGTCAATGTATTTTTGAGAAAACTAAAACTTATGTGTCTTTTGAGCATTTTCAAATTTTACGATATCTCTATGGACCTATGGTTAAACTtttaaatgagattttttttttgtaattcttaatacgtcacatcaataatataaaaatttactATTTTCTCTACAATTAAGAAACCTCCATACAACTTTTTTTTATGGATTCTACATTGcaaataacatatttttatttaatatttctatataatttttattcaatattttaattaattatgatctttaatttactttatttataatttttaattaatatattaattaatttatgatttttaatttaattaaatttataattttcatttaatatttaattaacttatgaattttaatttaattataatcatttgtattttttatatttattttaaaaataataatttgttaaccattttattgaaaatttatatttatataatagaAAGGAATTATTACTACTCAGAAATAAACCAttataattaaatactttatAAAATTAACTTCATTGTTAAAATAATCCACGGATAaaataattcattttaaaattattttaaaaggatTAAACGTGTAACATTATTTTATCATTGAATTTTACAAGCGGGTTAGACTCTACATTAGAGATGCCCTTAGATTCTCTGTTTTAGGATCTTTTGAATCAAAAGAGGTCCTATAAATTTATTGATAGGATAAATTAGGCCCCACTTATTTAACAATTAGGGTACATTACATCTCACTAATAAATGAATAGGGATCTAGGATTAATCCAGTGATCCTTAACCAAAGGATCAGAGGTCATATAAATTTATTAGTGAAATGAATTGAACCTTAATTATTTAACAGATAGGATACAATCTATCCTACTAATGAATAGATAGGAGTAAGATTGATCCAAAATTTTGGACCGAGGATCCTGTCCCTTAGAGCATCTCTAATGCAAGTTTTATCAAaggtttataaaatttaaaacccTCATTAAAAAGTTTTTATGATTGTGTAGGTGAGGTTTGAAGTTTTTAATTCAAGAGTAGATTTGAGTTTTCAAACCTACTTTTCTCTGGAACCaataattaatatatatgaatgcccctttttaaataatttaaaaataaattatttgatgagcTAATTATAATGTTTCAGTTTataaataattagtaataattaaaattatatttatttttcttttaaaaataaatatatttgagataagttaaaaaaatatacaaatgactataattaaattaaatttataaaataattaaatattaaataaaatgataaattatattaaattaaaaatatattaatttattaatttattaattgttaattataaataaattaaattaaaaattataattaattaaaatatcaaatgaaaattatataaagatattaaatgaaaaaaattgtatgtagattttttttttaattatcttactattttattaaaaatctcccccctttactaactaactttggtgaagcctaaaatgtatttacgttaatgtccttttttctatttacactaaaaataatttcaagatttattagtaattccaccagcgaaacaatttattaattttctctgattgttttatataaaaaaaaaatatagttctctttagtcccatattttagaattgacaatactataatcaaagaagtttctataaatattttaggccgacgatgttaaaaaatatacttttcttagtcttttttactaagataagtataatattaaaataaaataattttttgcatagaGAAGTCCCTGTCACTATTGTATGGGTCTGACGACCCAAATAacactagaaaatccaaacaattcggatttttaaatactcaaataatttatatattattatattacacacgcaacgtgTGTATattgaaattgatgtaatatgtATGGCGTCATCAACTACATgtggagaaaattaaaaaaaaaaatcactcaaAACTTTAACTGTGacattttgaaattctaaaaaaaaaattattcaaaattttaatattggaGATGCCCTTAGTTGTACCTAGGGAAATTGTCTaaaattcacaaaaaaaaaaaaaacattgaaaGATGAccagatttttaattttaaccaaTCTCGAAAGTCGTCCACATTTACGTGTCTCTCGTCACTCGCGTTGTACCCTACGGGTCATGCCAGTTTGCGCCACTGGCGACGCAGAAACGATGGTATGAAATGGGTTGGCAATTAAATCGTAGAACTAAATGAACTGGATTAATTAGCGACCGCACCATGCCAGTTGGTCTTCCTCCGACCGCCCCGCCCACCACGGCGATACCGCTCCACCTACGTGCGCTCGCCGTAGGCGCACATGATCAGATCGTCTTCCCTCTTTATAAGTACCGTTGTGGAGCGAGGGCTCTGAGTTCCCTCAGTCGCCGGACAACGATGGAAGCCACCACCTATCAATCAGCCGACGATCAGCTTCGAACGGACTTCCTCCAGATCCTGCGAAGCCGGAGGCGGAAGCCTGACGGTAATTGGTTTTTGTGCCCTCTTCCTAGGGTTTCTCATATTTAACTCGATTGATCTGTGGCGAGTTTGTTTTGTGGTTTTGGGAAACATGTAtcaaataatgaaaaaaaaatcttccttCCGACGAATTGTTTGTCTTCTGCTGGATCATCTTTGATCAGTTTCTCTATCCGTTGAACTTGGGGGGCCGGTGATGGATCCGATGTATCAGGCGGCGATATATCCAGGTTCGAGGGAGGTGAGCAGGCCAAAACAATGGATTTTAATATAGTTGATTTCACTAACTATGAGAATGCTTTAATTGGTTTAGTTTTTTGCAGGTAATGGAAGCTTGTCATAGAGAGAACCTCGATGGCTTCAAGGATAGAGTGATCGAGGAGAATATTTATCTAACAGTTGAGGTAATTTTTATAAATACTTTTGTTAAACAACCTGTTCAATGGCGTGCGAACCAGATTCTGTCAGTCTATTCATGGTTTTGTGATGCTTTCTCAACCAGAGGTCAGTGTGCTCATGAGTTGGTTGACTTTGACATATTATTGCCAAATCAAATCAAGCAAGTTGGTGATTCAAATTTCATAATTTCTTCATGATAATCTACCTATGAAAATTAGTCAAACCAGATAAACTCAGCTTAAAACTCATTTGGATGAACTTCTAGTATGGTATATACTCTAATTGAAATCTGATATGATCTGGTTTAATAGTCTCTACTTTCGAAATGCCCTCTTCTTTGTGATTTGTGTCAGCAAATTAACAAGATGGTTTATTTTGTGGATAGATATAGGCCTACTTGTTTCATGTTGAGGAACTAAGAATTTTTAATGAGAAAATTAACAAAACCTAATGGCACAATGTTCTTCTATAGGAAGGTGAGCAAGGTCGTCTCCCTGTATTGATTCTAAGCTTGAAGGATAATACAACACAGAGAAAGCCAGCTATTGTAATTTTACATAGCTCTTATAAGTGCAAGGAATGGTTGCGGCCATTACTCGAGGTAGTATTGATCATCATGACACAACAATATCCAAAAACATGAGTTAGATTGAGTAACAAGAGAGTTTATTTTGTATCAGGCTTATGCTTCAAGAGGATATGTGGCTGTTGCTATTGATTCTCGCTACCATGGAGAAAGAGCTAGCAACACAACAGCATACAAAGATGTAATGGAATCTATGTCTTCTCTAATCTTGCACTTATTCAATCTAATTAAAATACACACAATTCAGGGCATTGAATTGATCATTTTCTCCTATCCTTGGACTAGGCTCTGGTTTCAGCATGGAAAAATGGTGATACAATGCCTTTCATCTATGATACAGTAGGCTCTTTTCCCAACATCTTTGATGCGATATGCCTCACAAATGAGCAATTAAAAAAAGTCAAGCAAACCAGAGTTGTATTTGTCTAATAAACTTGTTCCAATTTTGTGTTATAGATTTAATTGTTATTTCCAAAATTTTAAACCATCAAATACAAATTCGACATTTGCAAATGTAAATTGCAGGTCTGGGACTTAATAAAATTAGCAGACTATTTAGTACAAAGGGAAGATGTTGACCCTGCTCGAATTGGAATTACTGGTGAATCACTTGGAGGTGCGTTAGTTGATCATGCTTATATTACTTTGCAAACCATTAAATATTTTGGATCTTATGTAGATTTGGTTGTTGATGCAGGCATGCATGCATGGTTTGCTGCAGCAGCTGATGAAAGGTACTCTGTGGTAGTCCCTATAATCGGGGTTCAGGTATTAACGTTTGATATTTAAGTTCCAGTTACAAGTGGATTGCTCTATACCTTGTATATCTTCCAGGTATTAGTGTGGTTTTCTTTCTGATAGGGTTTCAGATGGGCTTTAGATAATGATAAGTGGCATGCTCGAGCAGAGAGCATAAAACCTGTCTTCGAAGGTTAGCTTCCTTCCCATCATCACTTTTAGGTTGACACACACAAAATTGAATTAGTCAGTTACTTGGTGAAAATGTTGGAGAAAAATAATGAGCAACTTGCTAAGTCTTGTTTTATTATAAAGTGAAAAGTTGGATGAGGGCTTGAAATTTTTGGCTCCTGAACTTGTCCAACACTCAATGAATCAagctgagaaaaaaaaaatagataggaAGAGTATAATCACTTGTTTTTTTAGGTTCAATATTGGAGCCTTTGAGAAGCTTTGTGAAACTAGGCTCTGTGtcttaatattaatttgaaagCATGTAATTACCTAAATTAAGATGATAAACCAATTGTACTTCATTTTTACAGCGGCTTGCAAGGATTTAGGAAAAGATGAAATTGATAAAGAAGTTGTGGAGAAGGTATTTCATCTTATTCATTAACCATGGTACAAAGTAAAATCAtatatctatttatttatttattattattattattttttgaaggTGTGGGAGAGAATTGCTCCAGGTCTAGCGTCCCAGTTCGACGCACCTTATACGGTTCCTGCTATTGCACCAAGGCCCCTGCTAATCTTGAATGGTACGTCTCATATTCGAACGATTACTACTCAAATATGACAAAAATAAAACTCTTACTTTCATTGCAATAGTAGGTTTAATTTCACTATCAATCAGATTAATTATGTTGAATAAATAGGTGCAGAAGATCCTCGCTGCCCTCTTTCCGGTTTAGATGTTTCGATAGCAAAGGTAAATGGCATCTACGAAGAAGCCAACTGCAAAGAAAAATTCAAGGTACGCGACTCGATTTTTACAGGCTTTGCCAATCTGAGAGCcataattttagtttattttgtGTATTATCAAACAGTTTATAGCCGAAGCTGGAGTAGGGCACTATATGACCGTGTCGATGGTGGAAGAAGCAAGCCTCTGGTTTGACAAGTTCCTTAAATAATTACCCTGATATTTACATGTGCGTTTGTTATCATGTAAAACGATTAATCAAATCAACGGTGCAACTTAAAAAtaacttgaaaatttatttaattctgCGTTCCATACTTTTGTCAAGTTACAGGCAAAGCAACCTTATACTGAGGCATTTAAACAAACATCTGAACAGGGCTAGGATAGAACACTGCCGGACAACGGAGTTAGCTACTTTTTACCTCGAAGTTTTGCCCCCAGCACCCTTTCCAGTTTGCTAATTATCTGTTGATTTGGAATTGCCTTCCCTGACTCAATACTCTTGGATAACTTGAGGTTTCTCGTTAATTAGCTGACAGAACAGGAGGAGAGGTTTAATGAGATACATGTATTATTCTACAAAATGGTACTCAGAACAAGTAGGGAAATACCCCTGCAAGTTGAACCTGCGATAGCTTCTTGTCCAGTCGAGCTTGCATCAGGCTATTTTTCAATTCGCTCGGCACTCGCTCACCTTGTTGAATAGGATGAAAGATGAAGGTTAAGCTCAAAAGTCAATCTGGAAGCGACTGTTCCTTGAGAAATCAGTTAAACCATGTGTTTTACATGATCTAATGCTGATATCAAACAAAGGGAATGAGAATTCAATAATGGAAATGATACTAGATGTTGGTCTACTGAAGTTGAAAAGATATGTAGATTACCTATATCAGAACTGTCACATGAAACTAACACATGAAGTATTTTGCAGGTGATGGATTaatattcaaattttgattttaaatgcaAAGTTTACTTTAGGATTGAAGGTGAACATGAGATCATTTATGAATCGGAGTCCAACTTCTTTGGTACACACTTTTGGATCTATTTTTCCttaaaaaacaaaattttgcTTGGGATTTATAATCGGAGTTGCTGTAAAGCATGATCAAAGAGAATAACCCAAACCATCTAAACGATCTGAATTTGAAACCTGTGATGGATTAATAGGTTTTCTTTTGTTGTAGATGGACAATCATCGAGAGGGGAACAGATCAAAATATGTAACAAATAGAAGCCCCGATAACACAACTTGACCACCCGATCGAATTCGCACCCAGAACAAGGAGGGGAAAAGAAGAACAGAACGAATCGAGGGTTGAGTACCCTTCTTGATGGTCTCGATCTCGGCGCCGCTGCGACGAGCGGCGTTGACGGCCTTCCTGTCCTTCTCGGCGGTGGCGGTGGATGCCTTCTTGCGGAGCACGACGGACTCCCAGTCCTGGGAAATCAGTCCAATTCCCGCCATCGATCGGATCGACGCCTAGCCTCCAGAGATCGCTGAGAGGGAATCGAAAAGGAGGTGGCGGGATGATGCGCCGGTGGATCGCCGGAGGGATTCAGGAAAGGAAAGGACTTGTGTTCTTATCGGCGCGTGATGGAGTTCGATCGGGCTTCAAGATTTAATGGGTAATGGGCCTCGCTTTATACGTTTTGGGCCGCGGAAGAATAACTATCCTAAAcatttctctgttttttttttagaaaataatttttttatataaaaaaattattattaattcgGGGAGAAATGAAGGCCATATCGTTCACAGAACAAGCAAACTGCAGCCAACAGCAAGAACACTTGGCAATCTAAATTAGATGTGGTCAAGATCTCAAATTGGAGACATGGGAGACGCTGACCTTCCGAGAAACTGATCATTAAAGTCAAAAAGCAGCACAAGATCCATCAAGCACGGAAAGTCGCGAACGGCGACGCTGCGGCTTCGAAGGCTTCTTCTTCCCGTTCGGTTCCGGCGGCACTGGCTTCCAGATTGTCTGCTTGACGTGAACCCTCAAAAATGGCGGCTGCGGTCTGGGGCTCTGTGGTGCCACCGAAGTCAACGTGTTCATAAGCCAGGATTCAGCAGGTGATTTGGGCGCCAGGAGGGGCGATTGCAGGGGACTAACGTTGCTCTCGAATTCACAGTGCCGATTCGGACTGGAGGCGTCATGGAGTGCCGGTGTTTTCTTCAATTCCGGTGGGTTTCCCCTTCCGCCGCCCATAATCTTGCCGCTGTTTGGAACTCCGAGAAA is a window encoding:
- the LOC121981152 gene encoding uncharacterized protein LOC121981152 codes for the protein MPVGLPPTAPPTTAIPLHLRALAVGAHDQIVFPLYKYRCGARALSSLSRRTTMEATTYQSADDQLRTDFLQILRSRRRKPDVSLSVELGGPVMDPMYQAAIYPGSREVMEACHRENLDGFKDRVIEENIYLTVEEGEQGRLPVLILSLKDNTTQRKPAIVILHSSYKCKEWLRPLLEAYASRGYVAVAIDSRYHGERASNTTAYKDALVSAWKNGDTMPFIYDTVWDLIKLADYLVQREDVDPARIGITGESLGGMHAWFAAAADERYSVVVPIIGVQGFRWALDNDKWHARAESIKPVFEAACKDLGKDEIDKEVVEKVWERIAPGLASQFDAPYTVPAIAPRPLLILNGAEDPRCPLSGLDVSIAKVNGIYEEANCKEKFKFIAEAGVGHYMTVSMVEEASLWFDKFLK